catgttagtCTTTATTATGTATTGTATTAGTATCTAAACAGTTGGTGTGCCAAAAATTTATGTTACAGTTACTTTTGCCAGGATCAAACATGCACAataatacacatacacataattTCCGTCTGTGGTGACAGCAAAAGTGTGTCCTTGTAGCAGAATAATAATGACCTAGATAGAAAGTTTGCAGGTTATAATGTCATCAGGCATGACTTTCAGGGTGATTACAGGCAGCATCATAGTattgttttcagtgttcagACTACACGTGTTTGGTTTATGTTATATCCTTGTTTAAACTGTAACTGGCATGATTTATACACAGGTTTTtataagaatatatatatatatatatatatatatatatatatatatatatatatatatatatatatatacatacatacatacaattATGTTACAGACATCAATAGaagtattttattcattatgaaTGAAATCAAGTTGTTTTGATGTGTTAATGACATATCAGTCACAATGTAAGGGCTGCAATCATTTTTATGGCAAGTGTAAAACTGCATTATCGGAGTTGAACTGGTCCTTTAAAGCTATtccaaccacaaaaaaaaattatctagAGCACAGAGCAGGTAGCAATAACGTACTGACACGAGGATAATTGTATTTGTTTTGGCACAACACTTGTATGCACTATGTTGGCTTTTTGCAGTCAGTCACAGCTGTTGTGGGAGCCTTTATTTAATACCTGGTGATAGGCTGCCCTCCAGTGTTTGCTGTGCAAGTAAAGCTTGTGgctctatttttttcttgtttgaaagatAGGCAAAAAAGAATGTCTTACATAactccatattttactgttgctTTTTGCAGAATTTGACAGTTTCCCCTAATACCTCCAAAGAGAGAGACCCTTGTCCTTCAGGAAAGGTACATTGCACTACATTACGTGCattttcagcaccatggacagggTAATGTGAGTGAACCTGTCACATAATCAGCATGTGCAGCTGTGTCACATGTAAGATTTGGCAAATACAGAGAAAGATTTTTGTCCCCGAAGCAATTATGAAGTGTTAATGTAACTTGTTGTACGGGACTACAATCGACAGATGTGCCAGATGGGCCATTTCAAATGCTGTCTCACTGTAGGCACGTCGCATCCTGGCTTCCATCTATGGTATGACACAGCAGATGCGGTGTCAGAGGGGTAGAAACCAGCCGTCTGACCTGGAAGGGCCGGTTGAGAGCATGGAACAGCTCATCACTCACAAGTGCAGTCCTGATTATCTGGTAAGAAGAAGAACTTTAACCACTACCACGactatacaaataaatgaacTAAGATAATGAAATAAATCACGTTTTTCTCATTACGTGTTTTCAGGGAAAGAGGGCGACTTGCTCACATGTCAAGAAAATTCgaggaaagaagagaaagaggatATGGTTAATCAAAGTTATCAAGGCTCTGATCACTTGTTGGCAGAAACTTCAGAGCGTCTATATGCTCCCAAAGTAGGAAATGTGTCTTCCTGTTGCCTGTAAACCTGTGCTACTTTCCCATGAAGACATCAGGTGAATTCCTCTGCAACAAATAGGGGACACTACACGACCACCCTGTTTATATAGatagctgttgtttttttttaaaatcatggaTGTTTACTGTTGTCAAGTTCTCATAGTTTTGTGTATTAAAACTTATACCGGCCGTTGCATGTCAGCATTGCTACTTGTTTTATGGGATAGTTTTATAGTAACCACAGATAAGCTAAAAAGTACCCACAATGCATTCAAATACTGTCAGAATATGCACATTTTCAAGGCCTCTCCAGTTGTAACAGCTATTATGTTTTGTAATTGTAAGCCATATATCATCATACACATGAAATGTTGGAGTTTATGCCttttattacacattttaaatgtctgaTTTATACAATTTGACGTATGTGGTTGTTATTATTTGCATTATTGTTATTGGTAGTAGTCGTAGTAATAGcaatagtagtaatagtagaTAAAGAAGTAGTGGTGTTAGTAGTAATAATAGTTGAAGTAGTAGGAGTATTATTAGTAGTAATTATGCTAGAAACAGCAATAGAAGTGTTAGAAATTGCAGTAACAGCAATAGGAATAGCTTTAATAGGAGTAGTAATAGTAGTCTTAGTAGTAATGTTAGTACAGGTATTAGTTGTAGTCTGTGTAATGGTAGTAGTAATAgtgtagcagtagtagtattgtttgtagtagtagcagtaacAGTAGAAGTAGTAGGAATATTGGTAGTAGCAATAACACTAGACGGACACAAGACGGCGGAACGTTTTATACTACGACGACGTTTCTACCCGGAAGAACACGTGTGTTACACAACTTCCACTATACACCAAACGAATTCCTCACGactggaaacagcagcagctaacGTGATGTATTTAAGGTATTTTAGCGGTAAATACGCAATAATACGAAGATATTAGTTTAAATCCGGATTCAGCGTtagttaaatgttttatttacattaacGTGTGTATTGGCGGCATATTTTTTTAGAGGCTGAAAAATTACAGCTAACATTAAAAAGCAGCATTACCCTGTCAGCCGTTTCATATTTCGAGAACAttattatataattattataCATGAAGAACTCACTCAGCAGGTGAGAGCGAAGTttagtttgtgtgtcttttgatgTAATTAAGTTGGTAGGTTTAAGTCCAGTAGCTTGTGGAGGCGTAAACATggcgagcagcagcagcagtgtggagATGGATCCAGATGTGGCTCGGAGGCTGTTTGAGGAAGGAGCCACCCTGGTGCTGCTGGGTGTTCCTCAAGGCACAGAGTTTGGCATAGACTGCAGGAGTTGGCAGGTGGGTCCTCGCTTCAGGGGCGTTAAGATGATCCCTCCAGGCCTGCACTTCATCCACTACTCCTCTGTTAACTCACCGCGCTGTGGAGGAGAAATTGGCCCCAAGACAGGCCTCTTCCTCACTCTAAAACCCAAGGAGGTCGTTCTGGGTAACTGGGATCCCAAAGAGGAAGATCTGGACTTCTCGGCCTCCAAGAACGAAGAGGAGGTGAGCCGTGTCCGTGCGACCCTGCGAGAGCTGGATCCTCACCTGGGGCCTTATCCCTATGAGGTGATGAGGAAATGGGTGTCCCTCACTGACCGCCTCAGTGAGGAGGTGGCCAGTAGCCTCCAGCCTCTGTCGGGTCGGATTTGCGCATTCGCTGACGTCGTTCCCGAGAATGAGTACAGACACACCAAAGACAGGGCAGAACAGCCGAGGAATGACACAGCCTGCCAGAGCATGAGAGAGGGACTGGACAGGCTCCCCAGGATGAAGCAGAGGGAGGGGACAGAGGTGCGTTTCTCCAAAATCCCCAAGAAGACCTACCCTGATGGGGCAACGCCGGCCCAGATCACCCAGTGCAGCATGGACCTGAGCTATGCCctggagactgtgctggagAAGAACCACAAGCAGCAGCCTCTCAACCTGCTAGGTAGGTGTTACATGCTCAGTCATTAAAAATAACACACTGctgcttttaatttaaaaagctAATATAATCTAAATTAAATCCCTTACAGGTGAGCTGCAGTTTGCCTTTGTGTGTTTCCTGATTGGAAACATGTATGAGGGCTTTGAGCACTGGAAGAGCCTCCTGACTTTGCTGTGTCGTTCCGAGGAAGCCATGCAGAAGCGTAAGGAACTCTACCTGGGGCTGATCGCGGTGCTGTACCACCAGCTCGGGGAAATACCACCTGACTTCTTTGTTGACATCGTGTCACAGAACAACTTCCTGACCTCCACACTGCAGGTATAAGCTTAAAGGTAGACTGCACAAATGCCAGGGGGAAAGTTTGTCATGGTACACGATAAATAACTTTATTGTGAAAGTGGAAgctaacaaaatgttttttttgtcacagttgaAGATGTAGtataacaaaacatttaaatgctgTGGATTTGTTCAAATGATTATTTATCATATTGTTTAGTTGTGCTTTTCATGTTagaatattttctgttaaagTACACTGAAGTCCTAGTATTTCAAAGctatggccttttttttttaaatatagagGATCTCAGAAAAGAAAGTTGTTTTTACCATCTCTACTCTTACatacgtggacaaaattgttggtacccctcagttaaagaaggaaaaacccacaattctcactgaaatcacttgaaactcacaaaagtaacaataaataaaaatttattgaaaattaaataatcaaaatcagccatcacttttgaattgttgattaacataattatttcaaaaaaacaaactaatgaaatagggctggacaaaaatgatggtacccataacttaatattttgttgcacaaccttttgaggcaatcactgcaattaaacgatttctgtatttgtcaatgagcgttctgcagctgtcaacaggtattttggcccactcctcatgagcaaacagctccagttgtctcaggtttgatgggtgtcttctccaaatggcatgtttcagctccttccacatatgttcaatgggattcagatctgggctcatagaaggccactttagaatagtccaacgcttttctctcagccattcttggtgtttttggctgtgtgttttggatcgttgtcctgttggaagacccatgacctgcgactgagaccaagctttctgacactaggcagcacatttctctccagaatgccttgatagtcttcagatttcatcgtaccttgcacactttcaagacaccctgtgccagatgcagcaaagcagccccaaaacattactgagcctcctccatgtttcaccgtagggacagtgttcttttcttcgtatgcttggtttttgagtctatgaacatagagttgatgtgccttaccaaaaagctccagtttggtctcatctgtccaaaggacattctcccagaagctttgtggcttgtcaacatgcatttttgcaaattccagtctggcttttttatgagtttttttcagcagtggtgtcctccttggtcgtctcccatgaagtccactttggctcaaacaacgacgaatggtgcgatctgacactgatgtaccttggccttggagttcacctttaatttctttggaggttgctctgggctctttggatacaattccaacgatccgtctcttcaatttgtcatcaattttcctcttgcggccacgtccagggaggttggctactgtcccgtgggtcttgaacttctgaataatatgagccactgttgtcacaggaacttcaagctgtttagagatggtcttatagcctttacctttaagatgtttgtctataattttttttcggatgtcctgggacaattctctccttcgctttctgttgtccatgttcagtgtggtacacaccttttcaccaaacagcagggtgactacctgtctccctttaaataggcagactgactgattatgagtttggaaacacctgtgatgtcaattaaatgacacacctgagttaatcatgtcactctggtcaaatagttttcaatcttttatagaggtaccatcatttttgtccaggcctgtttcattagtttgttttttaaataattatgttaatcaacaattcaaaagtaatggctatttttgattatttaattttcaataaatttttatttattgttacttttgtgagtttcaagtgatttcagtgagaattgtgggtttttccttctttaactgaggggtaccaacaattttgtccacgtgtgtattactCAGACTGACAGGTACTGTGTGAGTgtgcaagtaaaaaaaaaaaaaatacttttttgtaATCCTATCTTTACCACAAGTTCAGGGAGCCACAGAGCTGTTCGAACTTGCTGGGAATTACGAGTAAGAGACAAATGCCAGGAAAAACAACACATATTCTTTGGAAAAACGTTATTTATTTTGGGAAGCTTCGCTGAGGGTAATATTCTATTTCTCATGAGCCCTAGTTCACACGCACACAGTTCAACGCGTTACAGCTGGAAGCTGCCCAGTATAATCCTTCTTTAACCTCCAGGCAGCCGTTGCACCGTTGATTCTTCGATTTAAAGTaacacatttttgaaaactCTGCTGTATTCAACTGTTTTAATTGAGAGTGTCGTTATTATAGTAAAAGAAACTGACAAACCTGTGCAAAGAGTTCTGATGAGTTGCAGTAGCAAGAAGGAGAACcatctaaaaatgtaaaaagtttgTTCTTATGACACTTTGATTGTATTTATTCTACCTTGAACAGCAAGTATTTCACATGCAATAAGAGAGGGACACACATGCGTTTTCTTACATTTGTCAGTGTGGCATATAGCTCacttaacattattattatatgtctGACATCtatgataataataactttTGATTATATAGCACTTTCAAGTCCAAGTGCTTTTACAAGCAACaggtaaaatacaataaaatgattaCTGATAAAACAATGGCTGAGaagacacaataacaacaatgaaactgataaaaacagTATCTATGAAGACACATTGCCGCACACGTTATGTGAGTTACTGATGCTAGGACGAAGTGAAGTCCTAATACTGGGACTTCAGTGTAGGACCTTTTAACAGAAAACATTCTATCATGGAAAGCACAactaaataatataataaataagcgctaaaaacaaatccataatattaaaatgttttgttcagcTACATCTGAGATATTTGTCAAGTAAATCAcgtttatatatattcatttctGAATGTTTGGGCCAAGTGATctatgtgacacaaaacaaagtgcCTGTAACAATAAATCCACAGCAGTGTCAAAGCTTTTATTACTTTTCTTGTGGACTTTCGCACTTAAGTTACAAACCATATCGTCGTTTGTCTCATCTTTTCGCAGGACTTCTTCCAGTTTGCCAGTGGACCTTGTGTCGACGGCACCCTGCGTAAGAGAGCAGAGAAGTTCAAAGCCCACCTGACCAAGAAGTTCCGCTGGGATTTTGATGCAGACTTAGACGACTGTGCGCCGGTGGTGGTGGAGCTGCCTGAAGGTGTTACGGTGGACTGAAACTGCTTAACTGTGGACTCAGTGTGCGACGCGGTGACAGAATTAGAGCTGTGAGGTTCTTACCGCTGGGCTCAAAGGTTCTCAGAAGGCTCGAGAAAACTGAGTTGCAAACCTTCAAATACCCTCATGCTCTTAGTTTCACTAGCACCAGTAGCTCTTCAGCAGAGAGGGCTGAGGTCGCTACAAGTGGGTGGCAAAATTCAACGTGTtataaagaaaacagacatgttGTTTATAAATCTGAAGTGTCACAGTCATGACAGAGCTGCAGTGTATTTGGAGAGTGGTGCCCTCTGGTGGTGATATTTTCAATCTCATCTTTAAAATCCATCCCCTTGTATTTCtaaaaatcagttttgtttAAGAGATGCATGGTAGCAGTGATGAACAATGCCAAATGCAAACATGTTATTGCCTACCATATACTTCTGTAATTTTGTACTGTAAACCACATCTAAAATGATCTAAAGTCTACATAGTGTTTTTTCAAGGGGGAACTAAATGTAGAGAGTTTTGGGACTACACTTTATGCAACTAATAAAGTCACTAAATATTGTAATATGTTGTAAAGTACTGCTTTGTAACGAGAAACTTGTTAAACCATCGACTAAGCTTCTTGTAAAAACTTGGTTTTGCTTATCTGTGAATTCTCATCTTAATAGAAACAGCACTTCTAAAACAAAATAGGTGTAtcatgtttctgtctgtcatACATTTATCATTATTGTTTCAATACCTGCCAGGAGAGGCTGTCTCATTTTACTCCTCTAGATGGCGTACATGTGCTTTTTGTGAAGATTTAAACGTCCTTCAGATTGTCATTGCTTAGATGTCTTCACACAGATGGAAAAGCTGCTGTTTTGGTGCTGGAATAGATTCAGTAGTTGATAGTGGGCTAAAGAGTGTTTGAGTGGAATGATCTCTAAACTTTATCCTCATGTagaataaaaatgctttttacgTGTTAATACGAGTGGGAAGTGCAGAGTTGCAACTACATCAAATCAGTAACATAATTTCTGAGCTTTTCGTGTGTCTTCGTCCCTTCTTCTAATAATGATGGATAAGACAGACCTTGTATTTTCCTGTTGGTCCATCACTCATTCCTTTCACTCCTGCCCCTCATGAACCCTTTTCCCCCCAGCTGGACTCCTCTGCTTTGACATGCCCACGGCTCCACAAACCAATCTATAACCATAAAGCTGCTGTGAAAAGGACGAAAGCCATCTAATGCAATTATGGGAATCAATAGAGTCTGGGCTTGTTGATGAAGATCCAAATGCCAATACCAAACATCCATTCTCTTCCCAGAAGACACATGGTATTATGAAAGGGATGGTAATGCCGGGCTTCATGATGAAAACTCCCCCTCAGAAAATTTACGCACAACCGAAAAGAAGATCAGTTCTGTATTTGTGGTCCACTGTGAGCCCACTGGGGGCCTGCGCTGGTTGTTATTTTCCTTTAGAATGCAATTAGATGCAGAAAATGGCTTGGAAGACTTGGTGGAAACATATCACAACACAACATGGGAGGAAATGTACGCCGGTGATTTGTAGATTCATTTTCCTCTCTGGGGGTTGAAATACTCGACATTGTCAATGAAGACGGTCGCAGAAATGCCTCTGCTGGGATGTCCTTGGCATTCCAACCCTTCCATTAGTGTCAGAATTACAGTGTACAGCAAGTCAGCGGACAGCTCATTAAATGTCCAGCTTTTCCTCTGCCGCATGCACCCTTTCACCTCCAGAGAACATTCTCCTGCCCATGTTCCTGGTATGGCAGTCATTTTCCTTCTAATCTTtcgtatttgttttgtttggtgcGGCCAGTGAAGCGCGCTGGGAAACAGGCCGCGTTGATTGTGCAGAACCTCAAAGCCTAGCAGGCCCTGTCAGTCACGGTGGAGCTCCATTAGATGTGAGCTGGCCATTTCCACGGGGCTCGCAGTGCTGCTCACTCAGCCAGTGTAAACACAGGCCCCTCTGTTTCTTTCTCAGTCACTCAGccactctcctcctctcttcagCGATGATGGAGGTTAGTGTGTGTGACTTGTTGGCCCAACTCTGACTGGTTGTAATATTAATTGTTGACTAAACAAATCAGGTGTTTGGTCATGTGTGTATGGAGTTACTCAAATAATAACTGGGCTGAGATGGGTCGATTAGATCAACTTTCTTTTCCGCTACACTTGAAATTCAGAAATAAACTGGAAGAGTCATTTGACAGCTGTTTTTGCAACATCTTGTGTCTTTGCATATCTTGAAGCGTTATATTATGGCAGATGTTTTAATTTAACGTTGTCTCTCTGTTTCCTTACAGATTAATTGCTGCCTTTTCTCAGCCTGCCAGTCTGTTTCTTACTATGACCACTTAGATGAATAGCAAGATGTGTAATTATAATAAATAAGTTGTCAAAAACTGGGTAATTATTTGTGTCTAAAGATTACTAAGATGTTTGTCCAGGAGTGGAAAGAGTGTTTACACTACAACCTTTTTCACTGTGTGGTAAAGATTATGTAGATAAACCACTTGTGGTGTGACACTGCTGACAGTTCAAAGCCTTACGTTTTAGATCTATCAGTGAAAACAAATAATTCCACATGAAGGTCTCATAAACTAAATATGAGGTCAGAAAAAAAGTTTGTACTTGTCCATCTGCGGATTCTATTCTCTGTCTGCACACATTAGCTTCCAGCTGCTACTCTCTCTCACCTTTTTGTCTTGGACTTTGGTGTCTGACTCACAACTAAACGTATGTTGATCTGTAATCCCTCTCTGCTGCAGCATCGGCGGGGCTTCACATGTCTGATTTGCATGACCCAAATGTGAGTGAGGCACGTGTACATTTTCCCAGGATGCATATATGAGCGTGCGTTGCGTTCGCGTGCACATTTTGAGCTCTGGTGCCCAGACATATGGACGTGGCGGGAGGGGGAGCTGCTAAAAGCAGGGATGGACGAGGTTAAAAATCCCTCCTGGAAATTTCACACACATCgggggacagagagagagagagtgtgtgaacAATATGTTCTGTTATAGTGATCTGCCCAAGTGATTGAAGGCAGGAGCTAAAAACAAGGCGGTAGACCTTTgaggtctgtgtgtgtctttctgctCATATACAGCATTAGGACACAACAGCTGGCCAATAAATTCCACAGGCTAAGTAACTAAATTTGTCGAGGTGAAACGAGCACAGCCTgtgataaacacacacagagacagacatcaCCTCCACTGTCATGTCTCACTGTTGTCACAGAGCTCATAAAAGTGTCTGCGCCTGTGCTATATATCATCCTTGAGAGCTAAACTAAACATCGGGCGGTAATTTTGATTCAAGCACGGGTTAGACAAACCACAGCAAAGACCTTTCCCGGTCCCTATTCCCCTGTCACAGTCCATCAGATATCTTTCATTCTCCCCCACCTGCCCATCAGATGACTGATCTCTGACTTCCATTTTTAGTGAGCCTCTGTTGTCTTTGGCTGTGGCACTCTGAGCATGAACTCTGGCAGACGTCACAGCACAAaggaccccaaacacacacacaacttctCTCTGTTGCTCACTTTCTCCCCCTAACCCTATTTTTCTTGAacggttgtgtgtctgtgtgtgtgtgtgtgagctggaAGCAGACCCCTCCTGGTAGCCCCTCACCCAGGGGAGAACCCGCTGAATGGCTGCAGCGTGGAGAGGAGGAAGGGCAGAAGGGAAACCCAGAGCAGACGGGGCCTTTCAGATTGCACTCTAAAGAGCATGAAAACATTCATTGCTCACCATTTTCCACTGGGTattaaactcattcctgttttcttctttgttttttctgctttatatCAGTTTTCTGTACTTTTTCTTTGCCTCGTTTCTTTTCACCCTCTGCTGCCTTCACTAGCACCCTCTGTCTTGTGAATAATTCAGACATTTCTGATGTattattcagactttttctctctctcactcacacactcacacgcacacacacacacacacactcacacacacgcatgcacgcacacacacacacacacacacacacacacacacacacacacacacacacacacacacacacacacacacacacacactacttttgtcttcattgattttttttctccttaatGTTATAATACAGAAATGTCTCCTTTGTCAATGTCGTCTGTGAAGTCCTCCCCCTACCAGCCTGCTGTCCTGCTCATCAGGTATGAAACATGGAATCAAGAAAGGTGAGTATTTCCACCATGGATAagtttaaatacaaataaaacagtctTTTCATATCCCTTTCTCTTAATGATTGCagggacagtaaatgcaaaTGTGCAGGAGAGTTTCTGTTAAATCTACATTATGGTTAAGCCCCAaaccacaaaagaaaaacagatgagaaattaatgtaatgtaatgtaatgctCAGTCCATTTTGGTGATTTGGGCTCCCTATGCTTTTAATATTAAGAGATGACGACTTTACCTTGGCTTGTGCTGGgtatttttgtgagtttttttgcttgtgtgaaaataaaataaaataaaggattAATTAATTTACAGCAGACATAAAATTCTAAAGAACATTACTCTGGCTGAGTGCATTAGTGTAACCTTCATTAATCGTTTTGCAACACAGGGAGCTTTTAAAAAGCCGCAGAACCCCCCACCTCCCCTGTTTTATTCCAGCATCTCTTTAATGCAGTAAATCTTCTTCTTCCTGCCTCCTCTGTGTACTTTTTTTCCCATCCCACTCTTTCCTACCGTATTCCACTTCCTCCTTCCCTCTGCTTCTCCCTTTCGGGGCTCAAGATGAGTTATGGGACCATCGTccagagcagcagagcagagcgAGCTGGGTCTGATCTGCTATCAGTATTTTTTAGCTTGCTGtcccactttttttctgtgctctCTGAAAGCTCAACTCTCCAACACTGACTGATAATCATTAGCAGACCCAAAAGCAGCATCAGTTATCATCAGGatgtttattaaataaataactcATAATCACCATTTTCTTTAGAGTCTTTCCATCCAGCCTTCCAGCTCTAACTCTGCCTCACTGTTGCTGGCCAGAATCCTAGACTCATCTCAGCTGATCGTCCCTAATCTTGAATCCGAGCTGTCTCCCATCCTATCCTGCTGTCACCACTGCTATTAAGTCTGTCTAATTGAACAGGcttctgtcagtgtgtgtgagtgcatgcaTGTATGCATCAATGCTGTGGCCAGGCTCACTGGAGCCAGGTGGCCACGTGTTTGGCTCACAGGAGGCCATTTTTCTATCAGTGTTAAACCACAGGCAATAAACAAAGTCATGTGATGCACACAGTGCATAATCTGATACAACAGTGCACACTTGGCAACTGATGCATGGGAAGACATGAGATATAACCAGAAATGGAACATTCAGCCGATAAGTTTAAAATTTGGCAGATATGACCAAAGCGGTTTGAGTTAAGTCCAAGATTTTAATGGAACTCCAAAGAGATAATGACTCTGGAGCTGAGATAAGTGGCCTAATGACCAAACACAGTTCAGTTGTAGATGAGAATGCAGAGGGTCTCTGATGAGCAGGCTGGATCATAAAGCTGAAATGGGAGAGGTTTGAAAAGTCTGGGGTCATACTTTGGATTATCACAAACAAAACTGACAGACAACTGCAAGTATTAAATCATCTGGATTACAAAAAATGTCTTCTAACTTCACCAACAATCCAGCACCATGTTAGGTGTGGTATAATTGTGGTATGTCAGTTTAGGGTAATTAAGGGGCTTAAGTTACACACCCCAAGTCATAAACAACTTGCAGAAGCTGCTCATCTGCCATGATGTCATTAAATACTGCAGAGCAGCTTTCTGCAATAAACATTTCAGCAAACATATTTCTTTCTCTCCAACAAACCCAAAAGGAGCATACCTCTTATATTTCCACAGTCTGCATTGCTTCTTTTTGCTGTCCTCTCTGTGTCAATGCCTTTCTGCCatgtggtttttgtttgttgctgctTGTCTTGTTTACCTCTCTGACCCATGCCGCCTGGCCTCTAAACAGACATTGGCTCTTGTCCTGGTTTGGACTGGCTCCACTTTTCTGCTCTTGGCCTTCTCTATGCCCATATTACCACCAAACCGCAGCTGTCTAATGAAAGTAAGGCTCTG
The window above is part of the Acanthochromis polyacanthus isolate Apoly-LR-REF ecotype Palm Island chromosome 6, KAUST_Apoly_ChrSc, whole genome shotgun sequence genome. Proteins encoded here:
- the aar2 gene encoding protein AAR2 homolog, whose amino-acid sequence is MASSSSSVEMDPDVARRLFEEGATLVLLGVPQGTEFGIDCRSWQVGPRFRGVKMIPPGLHFIHYSSVNSPRCGGEIGPKTGLFLTLKPKEVVLGNWDPKEEDLDFSASKNEEEVSRVRATLRELDPHLGPYPYEVMRKWVSLTDRLSEEVASSLQPLSGRICAFADVVPENEYRHTKDRAEQPRNDTACQSMREGLDRLPRMKQREGTEVRFSKIPKKTYPDGATPAQITQCSMDLSYALETVLEKNHKQQPLNLLGELQFAFVCFLIGNMYEGFEHWKSLLTLLCRSEEAMQKRKELYLGLIAVLYHQLGEIPPDFFVDIVSQNNFLTSTLQDFFQFASGPCVDGTLRKRAEKFKAHLTKKFRWDFDADLDDCAPVVVELPEGVTVD